In one Vulgatibacter incomptus genomic region, the following are encoded:
- the rnr gene encoding ribonuclease R — MPRDEAILEAVDRGRGELLSARQIAEKAGIHPGEYTALKRRLRELTRAGTLERDGRRFRRAVSGAPVVVRERPRKAPPEAGARPSPKAAEAGARPGPKAMEARREGPPARPWKQEKPARRERAPAPRGEPGARPRGVREEGGRPARGAGEVVGRLTLRPEGYGFVKRLEGPEGDDVFLPPHELREAMDGDLLRVRVVRGKFGRDAGVLVEIVSHRRRNFLGTLELRGKAAFVTPVDPTLPRFVSVKPIPEAKAGQVVKVAITSYADETGALRGTIEKVVGEPGDPIVEVLEVAYANGFSEDFPDEVRREAEAVPPEVSEADHAGRRDLRELRLVTIDGEDARDFDDAVFVEKLRSGYRLVVAIADVAHYVTPNTRLDDEAVSRATSVYFPNHVLPMLPENLSNGICSLNPGVDRLCMVCDLALDREGKPVEAEIYEGVMRSHQRWTYEKVAEVLAAPPARGRPLEKDLRLAGELAAKLRQQRTKRGALDFDLPESRAILDEHMLPTAIVRRERNDAHRMIEEFMLAANEAVARYFSERELPSVYRVHGEPDPEKLENFARLATAVGFSFDLEEGMPPTRLGELLRAIEGTPQQRALNTMLLRSMMQAVYQPENIGHYGLAAEHYLHFTSPIRRYPDLLVHRLLKEHWARGGSAPRGHELAALEERLDGLAAQSSERERAATEAEREIDQYFKCLFVRDRVGEAFDATVISVTDFGFFAELDELPVEGLVRAEELGTSWELDEERYRLVFPATGRAFGMGDRVRVEIASVDLAKRQISLALLVGEEEGEAPVFPETPFGRVGTSPLSMAIARQTRREGARKAGPPKRGAKPEGRGRTSARPAPARGGKAPAKAKGGKAKGAKTKTRPGKGERSAKKR; from the coding sequence ATGCCAAGAGACGAAGCGATTCTGGAGGCGGTCGATAGGGGGAGGGGCGAGCTCCTCTCCGCCCGGCAGATCGCCGAAAAAGCCGGGATCCACCCCGGCGAGTACACCGCGCTCAAGCGCCGGCTGCGCGAGCTGACCCGCGCCGGGACCCTGGAGCGCGATGGCCGACGCTTCCGACGCGCGGTCTCGGGCGCGCCCGTGGTGGTCCGCGAGCGGCCGAGGAAGGCGCCGCCCGAGGCGGGCGCCAGGCCAAGCCCCAAAGCGGCCGAGGCGGGCGCGAGGCCCGGACCCAAGGCGATGGAGGCGAGGCGCGAGGGCCCTCCCGCCCGCCCGTGGAAGCAAGAGAAGCCCGCCCGCCGTGAGCGTGCCCCGGCGCCGCGCGGCGAGCCCGGAGCGAGGCCCCGGGGCGTCAGGGAAGAGGGGGGACGCCCGGCTCGAGGCGCCGGCGAGGTCGTCGGCAGGCTCACCCTCCGGCCCGAGGGCTACGGCTTCGTGAAGAGGCTCGAGGGCCCCGAGGGCGACGATGTCTTCCTGCCTCCCCATGAGCTCCGCGAGGCCATGGACGGCGACCTCCTCCGGGTGCGCGTGGTCCGCGGCAAGTTCGGCAGGGACGCCGGCGTGCTCGTGGAGATCGTCTCGCACCGGCGCCGGAACTTCCTCGGCACCCTCGAGCTCCGTGGGAAGGCGGCCTTCGTCACGCCGGTGGATCCCACCCTGCCGCGCTTCGTGTCGGTGAAGCCCATTCCCGAAGCGAAGGCCGGACAGGTGGTGAAGGTCGCCATCACCTCATACGCCGACGAGACCGGCGCCCTCCGCGGCACCATCGAGAAGGTGGTCGGAGAGCCCGGCGACCCGATCGTCGAGGTGCTGGAGGTCGCGTACGCGAACGGCTTCTCCGAGGACTTCCCCGACGAGGTGCGGCGGGAGGCCGAAGCCGTTCCGCCCGAGGTCTCGGAAGCAGACCACGCGGGCCGCCGGGATCTGCGCGAGCTGCGCCTGGTGACCATCGACGGCGAGGACGCCCGGGACTTCGACGACGCGGTCTTCGTCGAGAAGCTGCGCAGCGGCTACCGGCTGGTCGTGGCGATCGCCGATGTGGCGCACTACGTCACCCCGAATACGAGGCTGGACGATGAGGCCGTCTCGCGGGCCACGTCGGTCTACTTCCCGAACCACGTCCTGCCGATGCTCCCGGAGAACCTCTCGAACGGGATCTGCTCGCTGAACCCCGGCGTGGATCGGCTCTGCATGGTCTGCGACCTCGCGCTCGATCGCGAGGGCAAGCCGGTGGAGGCGGAGATCTACGAGGGGGTCATGCGCTCCCACCAGCGCTGGACCTACGAGAAGGTCGCGGAGGTCCTGGCTGCCCCGCCAGCCCGCGGGCGCCCCCTCGAGAAGGACCTGCGCCTGGCCGGCGAGCTCGCGGCGAAGCTCCGCCAGCAGCGCACCAAGCGGGGCGCGCTGGACTTCGACCTCCCGGAGTCCCGCGCCATCCTCGACGAGCACATGCTCCCCACCGCGATCGTCCGGCGCGAGCGCAACGACGCCCACCGGATGATCGAGGAGTTCATGCTCGCCGCGAACGAGGCGGTGGCGCGCTACTTCTCCGAGCGGGAGCTGCCGTCCGTCTATCGCGTCCACGGCGAGCCCGATCCGGAGAAGCTCGAGAACTTCGCCCGCCTCGCCACGGCGGTGGGCTTCTCCTTCGACCTCGAGGAGGGGATGCCCCCCACGAGGCTCGGCGAGCTCCTGCGCGCCATCGAGGGGACCCCGCAGCAGCGCGCGCTGAACACGATGCTCCTGCGGTCGATGATGCAGGCGGTCTACCAGCCCGAGAACATCGGCCACTACGGCCTGGCGGCAGAGCACTACCTCCACTTCACCTCGCCCATCCGCCGCTACCCGGATCTCCTCGTCCACCGCCTCCTCAAGGAGCACTGGGCGCGGGGCGGGAGCGCGCCTCGGGGCCACGAGCTGGCCGCGCTGGAGGAGCGCCTCGACGGGCTCGCCGCCCAGTCGTCCGAGAGGGAGCGGGCCGCCACCGAGGCCGAGCGTGAGATCGATCAGTACTTCAAGTGCCTGTTCGTGCGGGACCGGGTCGGCGAGGCGTTCGACGCCACCGTGATCTCCGTCACCGACTTCGGCTTCTTCGCCGAGCTCGACGAGCTCCCGGTCGAGGGCCTGGTCCGGGCCGAGGAGCTGGGTACGAGCTGGGAGCTGGACGAGGAGCGCTACCGCCTGGTCTTCCCCGCCACGGGGCGCGCCTTCGGCATGGGCGATCGGGTCCGAGTCGAGATCGCCTCGGTGGATCTCGCGAAGAGGCAAATCAGCCTCGCTCTCCTCGTCGGTGAGGAGGAAGGCGAGGCGCCGGTCTTCCCCGAGACTCCCTTCGGCCGCGTCGGGACCTCGCCCCTCTCGATGGCGATCGCGCGGCAGACCCGTCGGGAAGGCGCGCGGAAGGCGGGCCCGCCGAAGCGAGGGGCGAAGCCGGAAGGGCGGGGCAGGACTTCGGCGAGACCGGCTCCCGCCCGAGGCGGGAAGGCTCCTGCCAAGGCCAAGGGCGGCAAAGCCAAGGGCGCCAAGACGAAGACGAGGCCCGGCAAAGGCGAGCGCTCGGCCAAGAAGCGCTGA
- a CDS encoding MerR family transcriptional regulator codes for METDTSIPSEATLSTGDLARRSGTTLRTVRFYEEAGLLEPSVVGKGGRRLYTEGDLERLTLIADLRELDLSIEEIRELLRMREGCTSAPELSERFGSALAEQLDRTQRRLAALHRLSAEFDAALRALGSCRSCSTPVPAHACPSCDVLSRSETPRIMKVVVGGPSVPPASSGGDD; via the coding sequence GTGGAGACGGATACGTCCATTCCTTCTGAGGCGACACTCAGTACCGGCGATCTCGCCCGGCGCTCGGGTACGACGCTGCGGACCGTCCGCTTCTACGAGGAGGCGGGGCTCCTCGAGCCTTCGGTCGTGGGCAAGGGCGGCCGCCGGCTCTACACCGAGGGGGACCTCGAGCGCCTCACGCTGATCGCCGATCTGCGGGAGCTCGACCTCTCCATCGAGGAGATCCGCGAGCTGCTGCGCATGCGCGAAGGCTGCACGAGCGCGCCGGAGCTATCCGAACGCTTCGGCTCCGCGCTCGCCGAGCAGCTCGATCGGACCCAGCGCAGGCTGGCGGCGCTCCATCGGCTGAGCGCCGAGTTCGACGCCGCGCTCCGTGCCCTCGGGAGCTGCCGATCCTGCAGCACGCCGGTTCCCGCGCACGCCTGCCCGTCGTGCGACGTCCTTTCGCGCTCGGAGACCCCGCGCATCATGAAGGTCGTCGTCGGCGGGCCTTCCGTGCCGCCTGCTTCCAGCGGCGGCGACGACTGA
- the lipB gene encoding lipoyl(octanoyl) transferase LipB, with translation MDRKLVVRRLGRVEYEDGLALMQALAKARDQGRAPDTLLLLEHPPVLTMGRAAKAANVLLSPDELAAKGVEVFETDRGGDVTYHGPGQLVGYPIFDLKPDRQDVRRYVRGVEEAMIRTLAGYGITAGRVPKWTGVWVGGEEDPDAVKICAIGIHIKKWITTHGFALNVMPDLSHFGMIVPCGIAERGVSSMSQLLGKLIDPDEVAVRVAREFGEVFEWPLEERGFDLRTISVAVLREGRSGPEVLLLRRTPERGGFEQIVTGRIEAGEDAAHAAARELGEETGLSVPVTDLRYIHAFGFGDEPLFVQEHAFAAWAPRDAAVRIDPAEHVSAAWLPLEEAKAAVPFRGLRRAIDLALRHRPV, from the coding sequence ATGGATCGCAAGCTCGTGGTGCGGCGCCTCGGCCGCGTGGAATACGAGGACGGCCTCGCCCTCATGCAGGCGCTGGCGAAGGCCCGCGACCAGGGCCGCGCGCCCGACACGCTCCTCCTCCTCGAGCATCCCCCGGTGCTGACGATGGGCCGGGCGGCGAAGGCCGCCAACGTGCTGCTCTCGCCTGACGAGCTCGCGGCGAAGGGAGTGGAGGTCTTCGAGACCGATCGGGGCGGTGACGTCACCTACCACGGCCCTGGGCAGCTCGTCGGATACCCGATCTTCGACCTCAAGCCCGACCGCCAGGACGTGCGGCGCTACGTGCGCGGCGTCGAGGAGGCGATGATCCGCACCCTCGCCGGCTACGGGATCACCGCCGGCCGCGTCCCCAAGTGGACGGGCGTATGGGTCGGCGGCGAGGAAGACCCCGACGCGGTGAAGATCTGTGCGATCGGCATCCACATCAAGAAGTGGATCACGACCCACGGCTTCGCCCTGAACGTGATGCCGGACCTCTCCCACTTCGGCATGATCGTCCCCTGCGGAATCGCGGAGCGCGGGGTGAGCAGCATGTCGCAGCTCCTCGGCAAGCTGATCGATCCCGACGAGGTCGCGGTCCGGGTGGCCCGCGAGTTCGGCGAGGTCTTCGAGTGGCCGCTGGAGGAGCGGGGCTTCGACCTGCGCACGATCTCCGTCGCGGTGCTGCGCGAGGGCCGGAGCGGGCCCGAGGTGCTCCTCCTGCGCCGAACTCCCGAACGGGGCGGTTTCGAGCAGATCGTCACCGGGCGGATCGAGGCCGGCGAGGACGCGGCCCACGCGGCAGCGCGCGAGCTGGGGGAGGAGACGGGTCTCTCGGTCCCCGTCACGGATCTCCGCTACATCCACGCGTTCGGCTTCGGCGACGAGCCCCTCTTCGTCCAGGAGCACGCCTTCGCGGCCTGGGCGCCCCGGGACGCCGCGGTGCGGATCGATCCCGCCGAGCACGTGAGCGCTGCCTGGCTCCCGCTCGAGGAGGCCAAGGCGGCGGTCCCCTTCAGGGGGCTGCGCCGGGCGATCGACCTTGCTCTGCGGCATCGTCCCGTTTGA